Proteins encoded in a region of the Hippocampus zosterae strain Florida chromosome 11, ASM2543408v3, whole genome shotgun sequence genome:
- the ppifa gene encoding peptidylprolyl isomerase Fa isoform X1, giving the protein MFVVKNRIKYSPLGIATARLLSSGPIENPVVFLDIEADGEPLGRIIIQLNADVVPKTAENFRALCTGEHGFGYKGCVFHRIIPQFMCQGGDFTKHNGTGGKSIYGKTFKDENFRLKHTGAGTLSMANSGPNTNGSQFFISATRTEWLDGKHVVFGQVTSGMDVVSKMEAFGLHDGGVIKKIVVADCGQVK; this is encoded by the exons ATGTTTGTCGTCAAAAACCGAATCAAATACAGCCCTCTCGGCATTGCCACAGCGAGGTTGCTCTCCTCGGGTCCGATTGAGAACCCTGTCGTTTTTCTGGACATCGAGGCGGATGGTGAGCCTCTGGGGAGAATAATAATTcag CTCAATGCCGACGTGGTGCCAAAGACTGCGG AGAACTTCAGAGCTTTGTGCACAGGAGAGCATGGCTTTGGCTACAAGGGGTGTGTGTTCCACAGGATCATACCacagttcatgtgtcag ggAGGAGATTTCACCAAACACAACGGAACCGGAGGGAAATCTATATACGGAAAAACCTTCAAGGATGAGAACTTTAGGTTAAAACACACCGGAGCAG GGACTTTGTCAATGGCCAACTCAGGCCCAAACACAAATGGCTCCCAGTTCTTTATCAGCGCCACCAGAACCGAATG GCTGGACGGCAAACACGTCGTGTTCGGGCAGGTAACGTCAGGTATGGACGTGGTCTCAAAAATGGAAGCCTTTGGTTTACACGATGGTGGTGTGATCAAGAAAATAGTTGTGGCAGATTGCGGGCAAGTGAAATAG
- the ppifa gene encoding peptidylprolyl isomerase Fa isoform X2, with the protein MFVVKNRIKYSPLGIATARLLSSGPIENPVVFLDIEADGEPLGRIIIQLNADVVPKTAGEHGFGYKGCVFHRIIPQFMCQGGDFTKHNGTGGKSIYGKTFKDENFRLKHTGAGTLSMANSGPNTNGSQFFISATRTEWLDGKHVVFGQVTSGMDVVSKMEAFGLHDGGVIKKIVVADCGQVK; encoded by the exons ATGTTTGTCGTCAAAAACCGAATCAAATACAGCCCTCTCGGCATTGCCACAGCGAGGTTGCTCTCCTCGGGTCCGATTGAGAACCCTGTCGTTTTTCTGGACATCGAGGCGGATGGTGAGCCTCTGGGGAGAATAATAATTcag CTCAATGCCGACGTGGTGCCAAAGACTGCGG GAGAGCATGGCTTTGGCTACAAGGGGTGTGTGTTCCACAGGATCATACCacagttcatgtgtcag ggAGGAGATTTCACCAAACACAACGGAACCGGAGGGAAATCTATATACGGAAAAACCTTCAAGGATGAGAACTTTAGGTTAAAACACACCGGAGCAG GGACTTTGTCAATGGCCAACTCAGGCCCAAACACAAATGGCTCCCAGTTCTTTATCAGCGCCACCAGAACCGAATG GCTGGACGGCAAACACGTCGTGTTCGGGCAGGTAACGTCAGGTATGGACGTGGTCTCAAAAATGGAAGCCTTTGGTTTACACGATGGTGGTGTGATCAAGAAAATAGTTGTGGCAGATTGCGGGCAAGTGAAATAG
- the ppifa gene encoding peptidylprolyl isomerase Fa isoform X3 translates to MPTWCQRLRVKSTFSGEHGFGYKGCVFHRIIPQFMCQGGDFTKHNGTGGKSIYGKTFKDENFRLKHTGAGTLSMANSGPNTNGSQFFISATRTEWLDGKHVVFGQVTSGMDVVSKMEAFGLHDGGVIKKIVVADCGQVK, encoded by the exons ATGCCGACGTGGTGCCAAAGACTGCGGGTAAAGTCAACATTCTCAG GAGAGCATGGCTTTGGCTACAAGGGGTGTGTGTTCCACAGGATCATACCacagttcatgtgtcag ggAGGAGATTTCACCAAACACAACGGAACCGGAGGGAAATCTATATACGGAAAAACCTTCAAGGATGAGAACTTTAGGTTAAAACACACCGGAGCAG GGACTTTGTCAATGGCCAACTCAGGCCCAAACACAAATGGCTCCCAGTTCTTTATCAGCGCCACCAGAACCGAATG GCTGGACGGCAAACACGTCGTGTTCGGGCAGGTAACGTCAGGTATGGACGTGGTCTCAAAAATGGAAGCCTTTGGTTTACACGATGGTGGTGTGATCAAGAAAATAGTTGTGGCAGATTGCGGGCAAGTGAAATAG